In Oryza sativa Japonica Group chromosome 2, ASM3414082v1, the following are encoded in one genomic region:
- the LOC4330379 gene encoding AP-2 complex subunit mu — MPVAASAIYFLNLRGDVLINRLYRDDVGGNMVDAFRMHIMQTKELGTCPVRQIGGCSFLYMRISNVYIVIVVSSNANVACAFKFVVEAVALFKSYFGGAFDEDAIRNNFVLIYELLDEIMDFGYPQNLSPEILKLYITQEGVRSPFSSKPSDKPVPNATLQVTGAVGWRREGLMYKKNEVFLDIVESVNLLMSSKGSVLRCDVTGKILMKCFLSGMPDLKLGLNDKIGLEKEAQLKSRPAKSGKTIELDDVTFHQCVNLTRFNSEKTVSFVPPDGEFELMKYRITEGVNLPFRVLPTIKELGRTRMEINVKVKSVFGAKMFALGVVVKVPVPKQTAKTSFQTTSGKAKYNASIDSLVWKIRKFPGQTEATMSAEVELISTMGEKKSWNRPPIQMEFQVPMFTASGLRVRFLKVWEKSGYNTVEWVRYITRAGSYEIRC; from the exons GGGAAATATGGTTGATGCATTCAGGATGCACATTATGCAAACAAAAGAACTGGGTACATGCCCTGTTCGGCAAATAGGAGGCTGTTCATTCCTTTACATGAGGATTAGTAATGTCTATATTGTGATCGTGGTTAGCAGCAATGCTAATGTTGCTTGTGCTTTCAAGTTTGTCGTGGAG GCAGTGGCTCTTTTCAAGTCATACTTTGGTGGTGCTTTTGATGAAGATGCTATCAGAAATAACTTTGTTTTAATCTATGAGCTTCTTGATG AAATTATGGACTTCGGTTACCCTCAAAACCTCTCACCTGAAATCTTAAAATTGTATATAACTCAAGAAGGAGTTCGGTCGCCATTTTCCTCCAAG CCTTCAGATAAGCCTGTTCCGAATGCCACTCTACAAGTTACTGGTGCTGTTGGTTGGAGAAGAGAGGGTCTTATGTACAAGAAGAACGAG GTTTTCTTGGACATTGTTGAAAGTGTAAATCTTCTTATGTCTTCTAAAG GGAGTGTTCTACGATGTGATGTGACTGGGAAGATTCTTATGAAGTGCTTCCTTTCTGGAATGCCTGATCTGAAATTGGGATTAAATGACAAGATCGGGCTTGAAAAAGAAGCTCAACTCAAGTCCAGGCCTGCAAAGAG CGGAAAGACCATTGAGCTTGATGATGTCACATTCCACCAGTGTGTCAACTTGACAAGATTTAACTCAGAAAAGACAGTCAGCTTTGTGCCGCCAGACGGTGAATTTGAATTGATGAA ATATCGAATCACTGAGGGTGTAAATCTCCCATTCCGGGTTCTACCAACGATTAAGGAATTGGGCCGAACACGCATGGAGATAAATGTTAAA GTTAAGAGTGTTTTTGGTGCTAAGATGTTTGCACTTGGTGTTGTCGTCAAAGTCCCTGTTCCAAAACAAACAGCAAAGACTAGTTTCCAAACCACATCTGGGAAAGCCAAATATAATGCTTCAATTGATTCCCTAGTGTGGAA GATCAGGAAGTTTCCTGGACAAACTGAGGCAACCATGAGTGCCGAAGTTGAGCTGATTTCTACAATGGGGGAAAAGAAATCATGGAACAGGCCGCCAATTCAGATGGAATTCCAG GTTCCTATGTTTACTGCTTCTGGGTTACGAGTTCGGTTCCTTAAG GTGTGGGAGAAGAGCGGTTACAACACCGTTGAGTGGGTTCGCTACATCACAAGGGCTGGATCATATGAGATAAGGTGTTAG